The following are encoded in a window of Verrucomicrobiia bacterium genomic DNA:
- a CDS encoding PAS domain S-box protein, which yields MTNILNILILEGQTADTQRLTQELQRADISFQAKHVTTEPEFSAQLTESTPDLIIADYSQPPFDGLAALALAQKLAPDVPLIFVSSMPGEETAIEALKRGAADFVLKQRLERLGPAVFRAVREAEERRQRKHAERALQEMERRYRALFESSHDGLFVLDFDGKFLDANAAALDLVGYERAELPSLDIAHCLGAEQLPLALEKIREVATTGSMREVTEFHLQHKSGKGVVIETSASLILNDGLPFAIQGISRDVTERRNVEGELRRINRLYAVLSHVNQALIRANSREELLGQACRIAVDQGRFEAAWIGWLDPQSQAVVPIARAGGPDEYYSRFRIFADKRPEGQGPSGTALRDGRPCVVNDFMAEVSSEHWRDAARAAGVNSVASFPIRIGGKICGVFSLYDKEKNAFRKKEVALLKGVADNISCGLDRLEQEARNRQTEYSLKESELRYRTVVKETGQILYEYDLATGCIQWQGAIEEVVGYSWEEMQRIHVQGWAEHVHPDDRAQALSLLDKAIKYGHRYHVEYRFRRKDGTYIFVEEHGSFLLNERSMPVRMLGTIINITERKNIEEQLRSQARLLDLAHDAILVRDLEDNISYWNQSAERLYGWTMEEALGRNATELLGQGAEKSAEIKRAVLRDEDWSGELEHRTKDGQEVRVETRLTLVRDPHGNPKSILAINTDVTERKKLETQFLRAQRMESLGTLAGGIAHDLNNVLAPIMLAVKLIEVCPADADRSRLLEMIRSSAQRGADLVHQVLSFCRGVESRRVECRLAPVLKDLHHMLSETFPKSIRIEPKVAENLWPVLADPTQLHQVMLNLCVNSRDAMPDGGTLAISVENVVLNGQQTVMASGDKPCPHVVIEVHDTGTGIPEEIREKIFDPFFTTKELGKGTGLGLSTTLAIVKNHGGFINLYSEAGQGTVFRIYLPAHISLSTANSEIQEVRFPRGNGELILLVDDEASVRSITRQTLQAFGYRVLTVANGAEAIEMYAQHSSDIAVIITDMMMPVMDGPTSIHALSRLNPNLKVIAASGLSPENHMAKAPNDAVKAFLPKPYTTETLLITLHDVLGNSSTK from the coding sequence GTGACCAACATTCTCAATATTTTAATCCTGGAAGGGCAGACGGCCGATACGCAACGGCTGACGCAGGAATTACAGCGCGCCGATATTTCGTTCCAGGCGAAGCACGTGACGACCGAACCGGAATTTTCCGCGCAACTGACGGAATCCACTCCCGACCTGATCATCGCGGATTATTCCCAGCCGCCGTTCGACGGACTGGCGGCCCTCGCGCTCGCGCAAAAACTGGCTCCCGATGTGCCGCTTATTTTTGTGTCCAGCATGCCCGGGGAAGAAACCGCCATCGAAGCGCTCAAGCGCGGCGCGGCTGATTTCGTCCTCAAGCAGCGCCTCGAACGCCTGGGGCCCGCGGTTTTCCGCGCGGTGCGCGAGGCCGAAGAACGCCGCCAGCGAAAGCACGCCGAGCGTGCGTTGCAGGAAATGGAGCGGCGCTATCGCGCACTGTTCGAAAGTTCGCATGACGGATTGTTCGTGCTGGATTTTGACGGCAAATTTTTGGATGCCAATGCCGCGGCGCTGGATCTCGTCGGTTATGAACGCGCGGAGTTGCCCTCGCTGGACATCGCCCACTGCCTGGGCGCCGAACAACTTCCCCTGGCGCTGGAAAAAATCCGCGAGGTCGCCACCACCGGCTCCATGCGCGAGGTCACGGAATTTCATTTGCAGCATAAGTCCGGCAAAGGGGTCGTCATCGAGACGAGCGCCTCGCTCATTCTTAATGACGGATTGCCCTTTGCCATCCAGGGAATTTCCCGCGATGTGACCGAGCGCCGGAACGTCGAGGGCGAACTTCGCCGGATAAACCGCCTCTATGCGGTGTTAAGCCACGTGAATCAGGCGTTGATCCGGGCGAATTCCCGCGAGGAACTTCTCGGCCAGGCCTGCCGCATCGCGGTCGATCAGGGACGATTCGAAGCCGCCTGGATTGGCTGGCTAGATCCGCAATCACAAGCGGTGGTGCCCATCGCGCGAGCCGGCGGGCCGGATGAATATTACAGCCGGTTTCGCATTTTCGCGGACAAGCGACCGGAAGGACAGGGACCTTCGGGAACGGCGTTGCGGGATGGCCGCCCGTGTGTGGTCAACGATTTCATGGCTGAGGTATCGAGCGAACATTGGCGGGACGCCGCGCGCGCGGCGGGGGTGAATTCGGTGGCGAGTTTTCCCATTCGCATCGGCGGCAAAATATGCGGGGTGTTCAGTTTGTATGATAAAGAGAAGAATGCGTTTCGAAAAAAGGAAGTGGCCCTGCTGAAAGGCGTGGCGGACAATATTTCCTGCGGCCTGGATCGGCTGGAACAAGAGGCCCGCAACCGCCAGACCGAATATTCGCTCAAGGAAAGCGAACTGCGTTATCGCACCGTGGTCAAAGAAACCGGCCAGATTCTTTACGAATATGACCTGGCGACGGGTTGCATCCAATGGCAGGGCGCGATTGAGGAAGTGGTCGGTTATAGCTGGGAGGAGATGCAGCGAATCCATGTTCAGGGCTGGGCGGAACACGTGCATCCCGACGACCGCGCGCAGGCGTTGTCGTTGCTCGACAAGGCCATCAAGTATGGCCATCGCTATCACGTCGAGTATCGTTTTCGCCGCAAAGATGGAACTTACATTTTCGTCGAGGAACACGGCTCGTTTCTTCTGAACGAGCGAAGCATGCCCGTGCGCATGCTGGGCACGATCATCAACATCACCGAACGCAAAAACATCGAGGAACAACTGCGTTCGCAAGCCCGGCTGCTCGATCTGGCGCATGACGCCATTCTCGTCCGCGATCTCGAAGACAATATTTCCTATTGGAATCAAAGCGCGGAACGGCTCTATGGCTGGACGATGGAGGAAGCGCTGGGCAGAAACGCGACCGAGTTGCTCGGCCAGGGCGCCGAAAAATCCGCCGAGATCAAACGCGCAGTCTTGCGCGATGAAGATTGGAGCGGCGAATTGGAGCATCGCACCAAAGACGGCCAGGAAGTACGGGTTGAAACCCGCCTGACGCTGGTGCGCGACCCGCATGGGAATCCGAAATCCATTCTTGCCATCAACACCGACGTCACTGAACGCAAAAAACTGGAAACACAATTCCTCCGCGCCCAGCGCATGGAAAGCCTCGGCACGCTCGCGGGGGGCATTGCGCATGATTTGAACAACGTGCTTGCCCCGATCATGCTCGCGGTAAAATTGATCGAGGTTTGCCCTGCCGATGCTGATCGCAGCCGTTTGCTGGAAATGATTCGCTCCAGCGCGCAACGCGGCGCCGATCTCGTACACCAGGTGCTTTCGTTTTGCCGCGGAGTTGAAAGCCGTCGGGTGGAATGCCGGCTCGCGCCGGTCCTCAAGGATCTGCATCACATGTTGAGCGAAACCTTTCCCAAGTCCATCCGGATTGAACCGAAGGTTGCCGAAAATCTTTGGCCGGTTTTGGCAGACCCGACGCAGTTGCATCAGGTCATGCTGAATCTTTGCGTCAATTCGCGGGATGCGATGCCCGACGGTGGCACGCTCGCCATCTCGGTCGAGAACGTGGTGCTCAACGGCCAGCAAACGGTGATGGCCAGCGGCGATAAACCTTGCCCGCACGTGGTGATCGAGGTTCACGATACCGGCACGGGCATCCCGGAGGAAATTCGCGAGAAAATATTCGACCCGTTTTTCACCACCAAGGAATTGGGCAAGGGCACAGGATTGGGCCTTTCGACGACGCTTGCCATCGTCAAAAACCACGGCGGTTTCATCAATCTTTACAGCGAGGCCGGCCAGGGCACGGTGTTCAGAATTTATTTGCCCGCGCATATTTCGTTGAGCACGGCAAATTCTGAAATCCAGGAAGTGCGATTTCCGCGCGGTAATGGCGAACTCATCCTGCTCGTGGATGACGAAGCTTCGGTGCGCTCGATCACCCGGCAGACTTTGCAGGCATTCGGCTATCGCGTGCTGACGGTGGCTAACGGCGCGGAAGCCATCGAAATGTACGCCCAGCATTCCTCGGACATCGCCGTAATTATCACCGACATGATGATGCCCGTGATGGATGGCCCGACGTCCATCCATGCCTTGAGCCGGTTGAATCCGAACCTCAAGGTCATCGCCGCGAGCGGACTTTCACCGGAAAATCACATGGCCAAGGCGCCGAATGACGCGGTGAAAGCTTTTCTACCCAAGCCCTACACAACGGAAACGCTGCTGATCACGCTCCATGATGTCCTGGGCAATTCTTCCACCAAGTAA
- a CDS encoding chemotaxis protein CheW, with protein sequence MAANNTTLAPAGKIAACAGKYLTFTLGCESYGIAVIKVREIIRPINITLVPQMPVFVKGVINLRGKMIPIVDLRLKFELAEAKDTERMCIVVVQVVLRAGVEALMGLVVDGVEEVANIAAADIEPTPDFGASLDTAYILGMAKLKGSVKTLLDIDKLLQAEAAVPLPNSVEN encoded by the coding sequence ATGGCTGCCAACAATACAACTCTCGCGCCCGCCGGAAAAATCGCCGCGTGCGCCGGCAAATACCTCACCTTCACTCTCGGTTGCGAATCCTACGGGATCGCGGTGATCAAAGTGCGGGAAATCATCCGCCCGATCAACATCACGCTCGTGCCGCAAATGCCGGTGTTCGTGAAAGGTGTCATCAACCTGCGCGGCAAGATGATTCCCATCGTGGACTTGCGGCTGAAGTTCGAACTCGCCGAAGCCAAAGACACGGAGCGCATGTGCATCGTGGTCGTCCAAGTGGTTTTGCGCGCGGGCGTCGAAGCCTTGATGGGCCTCGTCGTGGACGGCGTGGAAGAAGTCGCGAACATCGCCGCGGCGGACATCGAGCCGACGCCGGATTTCGGCGCGAGCCTCGACACCGCCTACATCTTGGGCATGGCCAAGCTCAAGGGCTCGGTAAAAACCCTGCTGGATATTGACAAATTGCTCCAGGCCGAAGCCGCCGTGCCGCTACCCAACTCCGTCGAGAATTAA
- a CDS encoding chemotaxis protein CheA: MNPTVLGELKALSEKIAGELVFAEAGKDLGLLPVNSLLGQMEELLAAQPAPTLLSEAMRLARGWVDGLFESTGTFSAASLKRLGEWTTWLQNALSAITNEQALPPIPAEWSGTVIEVEVPTKVVEKPVVTEEPALVLNLAEDAELLGEFINESQEHLQNIEQGVLVLEENPADAETLDSIFRAFHTFKGGSGFLNLEAIQTLAHELESLLDLARQHKLAITPEVINLILAGGDTLKQFTGEIGAHLSGKKNPGPIIVPTLHLLGCIRAVLAGDAQAPSPAPLAAKPSVAEVSSEEIISFPVSTAAQEKSASKSATEIKTTNSNNALTAPANAIKVDTRKLDALIDLVGELVIAQSIVIQNRDLNSLRSESLTRDLAQLGHISKDLQRTAMSLRMVPIRATFQKMHRLVRDLMGKVGKQVELVTTGEDTELDRTIVEEISDPLVHMIRNSVDHGLEKPEVRLQRGKPAHGTVFLKAFHQGGNIVIEIKDDGSGLDRERILAKAREKGLVKPDEQLTDNQVFNLIFAAGFSTAEKVTDLSGRGVGLDVVRRNIDKLRGKIDIQSTPGQGATFSIYLPLTLAIIDGLLVGVGEHRYILPTLSVCESFQPRADMIKTVHGRGELINVRGRLIPLLRLYSHLGIQPATTDATQSIVVVVEAGKESRCILADQLLGKQEVVIKSLGEAFRGNRCLAGAAILGDGRVGLILDPQALVHPTVLEAAA; the protein is encoded by the coding sequence ATGAATCCAACTGTGCTGGGCGAATTGAAAGCCCTTTCGGAAAAGATTGCCGGCGAATTGGTGTTCGCGGAGGCGGGCAAGGACCTTGGCTTACTGCCGGTCAACAGCCTGCTCGGGCAGATGGAGGAATTGCTGGCGGCGCAACCCGCGCCGACGCTGCTTTCGGAAGCGATGCGGCTGGCGCGCGGTTGGGTGGACGGACTTTTTGAATCCACCGGCACATTCAGCGCGGCGAGTCTCAAGCGCCTGGGTGAATGGACGACGTGGCTGCAAAACGCGCTGTCAGCGATCACAAATGAACAAGCGTTGCCGCCGATTCCAGCGGAGTGGTCGGGCACAGTCATTGAAGTGGAGGTTCCAACTAAAGTGGTGGAGAAACCAGTGGTGACGGAAGAACCGGCGCTGGTGTTGAACCTGGCTGAAGACGCTGAGTTGCTCGGCGAATTCATCAACGAATCGCAGGAGCATTTGCAGAACATCGAGCAAGGCGTGTTGGTCCTGGAGGAAAATCCGGCGGATGCGGAAACACTGGACTCGATCTTTCGCGCGTTTCATACCTTCAAAGGCGGTTCGGGATTTTTGAATCTCGAAGCGATTCAAACGCTCGCGCATGAGTTGGAATCACTGCTCGACCTCGCGCGCCAGCACAAACTCGCGATCACGCCGGAAGTCATCAATCTTATCCTCGCGGGCGGCGATACGCTCAAACAATTCACCGGCGAAATCGGCGCGCACTTGTCCGGAAAAAAAAATCCCGGCCCGATCATCGTGCCGACTTTGCATTTGCTGGGCTGCATCCGCGCCGTTTTGGCGGGAGATGCCCAAGCGCCCTCCCCTGCTCCGCTCGCCGCCAAACCGAGCGTTGCCGAGGTTTCGTCCGAAGAAATTATTTCGTTTCCCGTTTCCACTGCGGCGCAGGAAAAGTCCGCATCCAAGTCTGCGACAGAAATCAAAACCACCAATTCTAACAACGCCCTGACCGCACCGGCCAACGCGATCAAGGTGGATACACGGAAACTCGATGCGTTGATTGATCTCGTCGGCGAGTTGGTGATTGCCCAATCCATCGTCATCCAAAACCGCGATTTGAATTCCCTTCGCAGCGAATCGTTGACCCGCGATCTCGCGCAACTGGGCCACATCAGCAAAGATTTGCAACGCACGGCGATGTCCCTGCGCATGGTTCCCATTCGCGCGACCTTTCAGAAGATGCACCGGCTGGTGCGCGACCTCATGGGCAAGGTCGGCAAGCAGGTTGAGCTGGTCACGACTGGCGAGGACACGGAACTCGACCGCACCATCGTCGAAGAAATCAGCGACCCGCTGGTTCACATGATCCGCAACTCCGTGGATCATGGACTCGAAAAACCGGAAGTGCGTTTGCAACGCGGCAAACCCGCGCACGGCACGGTGTTTCTCAAGGCGTTTCATCAGGGCGGAAATATTGTCATTGAAATCAAGGACGACGGCAGCGGGCTCGACCGCGAACGCATTCTCGCGAAGGCGCGGGAAAAAGGTTTGGTGAAGCCGGACGAACAACTGACGGACAACCAGGTTTTCAATCTTATTTTCGCTGCTGGATTTTCGACGGCGGAAAAAGTCACTGACCTTTCCGGGCGCGGCGTGGGATTGGATGTCGTGCGGCGCAACATAGACAAGCTGCGCGGCAAGATTGATATTCAATCCACTCCCGGGCAGGGCGCGACCTTCAGTATTTATTTGCCGCTGACGCTCGCCATTATTGACGGCCTGCTCGTCGGCGTCGGCGAACATCGTTATATTCTGCCGACGTTGTCCGTGTGCGAATCGTTTCAACCGCGCGCGGACATGATCAAAACGGTTCATGGTCGCGGCGAACTGATCAACGTGCGCGGGCGGCTGATTCCGCTGCTGCGGCTCTACTCGCATTTGGGAATTCAACCGGCGACGACCGATGCCACACAATCCATCGTGGTCGTCGTCGAGGCGGGCAAGGAATCGCGCTGCATTCTCGCGGACCAGTTGCTCGGCAAACAGGAAGTCGTCATCAAAAGTCTGGGCGAGGCGTTTCGCGGGAACCGCTGTCTCGCGGGCGCGGCGATTCTCGGTGATGGGCGCGTCGGACTGATTCTTGATCCGCAGGCATTGGTGCATCCGACGGTGCTGGAGGCTGCGGCATGA
- a CDS encoding methyl-accepting chemotaxis protein yields the protein MNDQSPGMKNGHRRTRFVANAALAHSSGTKIIHPKKTTNENSNMNKITIGKRIIMGTGMLCLIIVSINIFSVCRFRSLNHISDSIVDDSLPGLIYAGHINSGQAESQIRFHQLLTATTREQKQTIRAEIADIDKATEDACKKYEGSIFAAEDRTNFAKFSDARGEYRKQADLFLALVETNQPAATAFADSMLTPAYKAYSKGADVLMDYNQRMGEERGQTLTNQVTWDVRILTIAGIGSLLAGIVASAMIILSIGKALSAIAAQIAEGANQTASAASQVAAASQTLAEGASEQAASLEETSASLEEMASMTRRNADNAQQAKDLSSQTRAAADTGAADMEQMKTSMEAIKSSSDDVARIVKTIDEIAFQTNILALNAAVEAARAGEAGAGFAVVADEVRNLAQRSATAARETADKIEDAINKTTQGVQVSGKVAESLKQIITKARTVDDLVGEIAVACREQAQGTSQVNTAMSQMDKVTQSNAASAEESASASEEMNAQAAVQKEAVGQLLSLIGQKTETASGHVFAAQPQKTARPLKARSEQTVSAKAAHNGHHRDNGSQLTAAPALVTAATESDALPMDGDFKDF from the coding sequence ATGAACGATCAGAGTCCTGGAATGAAAAACGGCCATCGCCGCACGCGCTTTGTTGCGAATGCCGCGCTGGCGCATTCCAGCGGCACAAAAATAATTCACCCAAAAAAAACGACCAACGAGAACTCCAACATGAACAAAATCACCATCGGCAAACGCATCATCATGGGCACCGGCATGCTCTGTCTGATCATCGTCAGCATAAACATCTTTTCCGTATGCCGCTTCCGCAGCTTGAATCACATCAGCGATTCCATCGTGGACGATTCGCTGCCCGGATTGATTTACGCGGGCCACATCAATTCCGGCCAGGCGGAAAGCCAGATTCGCTTTCACCAATTGTTGACCGCGACCACTCGCGAACAGAAGCAGACGATTCGCGCGGAAATCGCGGACATTGACAAGGCCACGGAGGACGCGTGCAAAAAATATGAGGGCTCGATCTTCGCGGCGGAAGACCGGACGAATTTCGCAAAGTTTAGCGATGCTCGCGGCGAATATCGCAAGCAGGCGGATTTATTCCTCGCGCTGGTGGAAACGAACCAACCCGCGGCGACCGCGTTCGCGGATAGCATGCTGACCCCGGCGTACAAGGCTTATTCCAAAGGCGCGGATGTGCTCATGGATTACAACCAGAGGATGGGCGAGGAGCGCGGGCAGACGCTGACGAACCAGGTGACGTGGGATGTTCGCATCCTGACGATTGCGGGTATCGGCAGTTTGCTGGCGGGAATTGTGGCCAGCGCAATGATTATTTTGAGCATCGGAAAAGCTTTGAGCGCCATCGCCGCGCAGATTGCTGAAGGCGCGAACCAAACTGCGTCAGCGGCTTCGCAAGTCGCCGCCGCCAGCCAAACGCTTGCGGAAGGCGCGAGCGAGCAGGCTGCTTCACTTGAGGAAACTAGCGCGTCATTGGAAGAGATGGCGAGCATGACCCGGCGCAATGCGGACAATGCGCAACAGGCCAAGGATCTTTCCAGCCAGACCCGCGCGGCCGCCGATACCGGCGCGGCTGACATGGAACAAATGAAGACGTCCATGGAAGCCATCAAGTCCTCCAGCGACGACGTGGCGCGCATCGTGAAGACGATTGATGAAATCGCTTTTCAAACCAACATCCTCGCTTTGAATGCCGCGGTTGAAGCCGCGCGCGCCGGGGAAGCCGGCGCGGGGTTTGCCGTCGTGGCTGATGAAGTGCGCAACCTCGCGCAACGCAGCGCGACCGCCGCGCGGGAAACCGCCGACAAGATCGAGGACGCCATCAACAAGACCACCCAAGGCGTGCAAGTCAGCGGCAAGGTCGCGGAAAGTTTGAAGCAAATCATCACCAAGGCCCGCACGGTGGATGATCTCGTCGGCGAAATCGCGGTTGCTTGCCGCGAACAGGCGCAAGGCACCTCGCAGGTCAATACGGCGATGAGCCAGATGGACAAGGTCACGCAAAGCAACGCTGCCAGCGCCGAGGAAAGCGCGAGCGCGTCCGAAGAAATGAACGCGCAAGCGGCAGTTCAGAAGGAAGCCGTGGGCCAGTTGCTCAGTCTCATCGGGCAGAAAACCGAAACCGCTTCGGGCCATGTGTTCGCCGCACAACCTCAAAAAACGGCGCGGCCATTGAAAGCGCGTTCGGAACAAACCGTGTCCGCGAAGGCGGCGCATAACGGACATCATCGCGACAACGGCAGCCAGCTCACCGCCGCGCCCGCGCTGGTGACGGCTGCGACCGAAAGCGACGCGCTCCCGATGGACGGCGATTTCAAGGATTTTTAA
- a CDS encoding methyl-accepting chemotaxis protein, which translates to MKTRKPTSLRRTFRIIQAVVGLLLIFLLVQGVVLWKVCREGDRVTRGLVTDGLPSLRCLASLQENLALYRLRSFELMFAQEKDRPVKISQAETLDQANRKIIEQLNVIFPDNEGHDRVLALDKSLTDYVKAMGQLRGMLDKDFTGAMQMLDQDIPPRVKQLSESAAALKDYCDSFALGRANQTVEKFGSIRKWMLGFGSASVGFAALVAILVTLSSWRTQKTLKQLAEHLSGTVDQMDDAAGQVASASQSLAEGAGEQAASLEETSASLEEMASMTRGNAEHAESAKTLSSQTRAAADTGAADMQEMAGAMAEVKTASDNIAKIIKTINEIAFQTNILALNAAVEAARAGEAGLGFAVVADEVRNLAQRSAQAAKETADKIENSVQKSQRSAQISVKVTASLEQIVLKARQVDELVAAIATASKEQAQGIQQVNGAVAQMDKVTQSNAASAEETASAAELLSAQAAAQKEAVGGLLTLVGSGHSHKAGSSDLKPNTKVIATSEIKTSRAKETIAHNGDRRKNGIVILKTSGDKTAGTAQGDFNGN; encoded by the coding sequence ATGAAAACGCGTAAACCTACTTCGCTGCGGCGCACCTTTCGCATCATCCAGGCCGTCGTGGGATTGCTCCTCATCTTCCTGCTCGTGCAGGGAGTGGTACTTTGGAAAGTGTGCCGGGAAGGCGACCGCGTGACGCGCGGACTCGTGACCGATGGGCTGCCGAGTTTGCGCTGCCTGGCGTCCTTGCAGGAAAACCTGGCGCTCTATCGCCTGCGCTCGTTCGAGCTGATGTTCGCGCAGGAGAAAGATCGCCCCGTCAAAATCAGCCAGGCCGAAACTCTCGACCAGGCGAATCGGAAAATCATCGAGCAGTTGAACGTCATCTTCCCGGACAATGAAGGCCACGACCGCGTGCTCGCGCTGGACAAATCGCTGACCGATTACGTGAAGGCGATGGGCCAGTTGCGCGGGATGCTCGACAAGGATTTTACCGGTGCGATGCAGATGCTGGATCAGGACATTCCTCCGCGCGTCAAGCAGCTCAGCGAATCGGCGGCCGCGCTCAAGGATTATTGCGACAGCTTCGCGCTGGGCCGCGCGAACCAGACGGTCGAAAAATTCGGCAGCATCCGCAAATGGATGCTGGGATTTGGCTCGGCCAGCGTGGGTTTCGCGGCGCTGGTGGCGATCCTGGTGACGCTCAGTTCGTGGCGGACGCAAAAGACCTTGAAGCAGTTGGCGGAACATCTTTCCGGGACCGTTGACCAAATGGACGACGCCGCGGGACAGGTTGCCTCCGCGAGCCAGTCGTTGGCCGAGGGCGCGGGTGAACAGGCGGCGTCGCTCGAAGAAACAAGCGCGTCGTTGGAAGAGATGGCGAGCATGACGCGCGGCAACGCCGAGCATGCTGAATCCGCCAAGACTTTGTCGTCGCAAACGCGGGCTGCAGCCGACACGGGCGCGGCCGATATGCAGGAGATGGCGGGCGCGATGGCCGAAGTCAAAACCGCTTCCGACAATATTGCGAAGATCATCAAGACGATCAACGAGATCGCTTTTCAAACGAACATTCTCGCGCTGAATGCCGCCGTGGAAGCGGCGCGTGCCGGTGAAGCGGGTTTAGGCTTCGCGGTTGTGGCCGATGAAGTTCGCAATCTGGCCCAGCGCAGCGCGCAGGCGGCGAAAGAAACCGCCGACAAGATCGAAAATTCGGTGCAGAAAAGCCAGCGCAGCGCGCAGATCAGCGTGAAGGTCACGGCCTCGCTGGAGCAAATTGTGCTCAAGGCGCGGCAGGTGGATGAATTGGTTGCGGCGATTGCGACGGCTTCGAAAGAACAGGCGCAGGGAATTCAACAGGTCAACGGCGCAGTGGCGCAGATGGATAAGGTCACTCAGTCCAATGCCGCCAGCGCCGAAGAAACCGCGAGCGCGGCGGAATTATTAAGCGCGCAGGCCGCCGCCCAAAAGGAAGCGGTGGGCGGATTGCTCACCCTGGTTGGGAGCGGACATTCGCACAAAGCGGGTTCTTCGGATTTGAAGCCGAACACGAAAGTCATCGCCACATCTGAAATAAAAACTTCACGCGCGAAAGAAACCATCGCGCACAACGGCGATCGCCGCAAAAACGGAATCGTGATTCTTAAAACCAGCGGCGACAAAACTGCCGGCACCGCGCAAGGCGATTTCAATGGCAATTAA
- a CDS encoding response regulator transcription factor, translating into MNTNKKIKVVLIDDSALIRERVESALSCLEGVEVAGQAGDVSAGLQLLQEHQPDVLLLDIDMPGETGIDLLQSGKVQRESLLIIMLTNYDHPKLRERCLELGAKYFFHKLTEIEQAIETCRETAARRVRPVTELERLGARVEALLEECGSRLNDIQAKLRRKLPNAG; encoded by the coding sequence ATGAATACAAATAAAAAAATTAAAGTAGTGCTGATAGATGATTCCGCGCTAATCCGCGAGCGCGTCGAATCGGCGCTTTCATGCCTGGAGGGAGTGGAAGTCGCCGGCCAAGCCGGGGACGTGTCCGCCGGCTTGCAGTTGTTACAGGAACACCAACCCGACGTGCTGCTGCTGGACATAGACATGCCCGGCGAGACGGGGATTGATCTTTTGCAATCGGGAAAAGTGCAACGCGAATCGCTGCTGATCATCATGCTTACAAATTATGACCATCCGAAACTGCGCGAGCGCTGCCTGGAACTGGGCGCAAAATATTTTTTCCACAAACTGACCGAAATTGAGCAAGCCATCGAGACTTGCCGCGAAACCGCCGCGCGCCGCGTGCGTCCGGTAACGGAACTGGAACGGTTGGGCGCCCGCGTGGAGGCGCTGCTGGAAGAGTGCGGCTCCCGGCTGAACGACATACAGGCAAAACTGCGGAGAAAATTACCCAACGCCGGTTAA
- a CDS encoding response regulator transcription factor, translated as MSPIRSRIVLVDDHQIIREGLRLMLQREPDFEVVAEAGTGAEALQQVRKVSPDLVVMDLELGNTNGIETSRKILMEFPGVRILILSALADQNLINQAIETGAKGYLLKTKAANEFVRAIRAIMAGDSYLCAEVSQAVLSGYRQLLAERSAPALPTLSPRELEVLKLTAQGLRIKDIAGQLEIGAKTVETHRSNLMKKLKCGSSAELTRYAVREGISPL; from the coding sequence ATGTCACCTATTCGCAGCCGAATCGTCCTGGTGGACGATCATCAGATCATCCGCGAAGGCTTGCGCCTGATGCTTCAACGTGAACCGGATTTTGAGGTGGTGGCTGAGGCCGGCACCGGCGCCGAAGCTTTGCAACAAGTTCGAAAGGTTTCACCCGACCTGGTGGTGATGGATCTGGAACTTGGCAATACCAACGGCATTGAAACCTCTCGGAAAATCCTCATGGAATTTCCCGGCGTCCGCATCCTGATCTTGTCCGCGCTCGCCGATCAAAATTTAATCAACCAAGCCATCGAAACCGGGGCCAAGGGTTATCTTCTCAAGACCAAAGCGGCGAATGAATTTGTGCGGGCGATACGCGCGATCATGGCGGGGGATTCTTATTTGTGCGCGGAAGTTTCGCAGGCGGTCCTTAGCGGATACCGGCAACTGCTGGCTGAGAGGTCGGCTCCGGCGCTCCCCACTTTGAGTCCGCGCGAGCTTGAGGTTTTAAAACTGACCGCGCAGGGGCTCCGCATAAAAGACATCGCGGGCCAGTTAGAGATCGGCGCCAAGACCGTGGAAACCCATCGCTCAAATCTCATGAAAAAGCTGAAGTGCGGCAGCAGCGCCGAACTTACACGCTACGCAGTTCGCGAGGGAATTTCTCCGCTTTGA